The region GCTGACGACAGGTGATGAGGAGAGCCCGGCATGGGAGAGATCCAGCGCCCCGGAGCGCTGTACCAGCAGGTTGCAGCCGAGATCCGCAGCGGCATCGCCGCAGGCGAGTACAAGCCCGGGAGCCCGCTCCCCTCAGAGAGCCAGCTCATCGAGCGCTACAAGGTCAGCCGCCCCACCGTCCGCAAAGCCATCGCCGCACTCCGCGCCGAAGGACTCATCGAGGTCATTCACGGCAAGGGCAGCTACGTCCGCGCCCTGCCCGCCCCCGCCGTCACCATCGAGCGCACCATCACCCGCAGCGGCAAGACCTTCCGCACCGGACACCACGCGTGGGAGCAGACCGAGACCCCGGCCATCTACCGCACCGCGACCACCGCGACTACGGGCCCGCTGCTCGGACTCGCCGAGGGGGAAGCACTGTTCGGCGTTGACCGGCTGCTGGCCGACCCCGACAC is a window of Streptomyces violaceusniger Tu 4113 DNA encoding:
- a CDS encoding GntR family transcriptional regulator, translating into MGEIQRPGALYQQVAAEIRSGIAAGEYKPGSPLPSESQLIERYKVSRPTVRKAIAALRAEGLIEVIHGKGSYVRALPAPAVTIERTITRSGKTFRTGHHAWEQTETPAIYRTATTATTGPLLGLAEGEALFGVDRLLADPDTGTRALHTVLIPFATADQAEQLAEAPDTDPEQIYAILTAAGHKLTWHETVSARMPLPDERSTLNTPDATPILHTACVTHGTDDRPLILEELRASADRAQVAYRITADTSRRINAVRD